ATCAAGCGCCTATTGAGGCAATGCCAAGACTTAATCGtacatttttttcatatgtCAATGACTTGATTAACTGGTTATTACTGACGACATAATTGACCACAATTAAAACATTAAAGACTCAATCGAGGGatggttcaaattttaaaagtagaCTGCGTACCTGTATCCTCTACATTTACGTGGTCATCTTTTCTTAGTTTGCTTTAGGCTTTACATGAAGAGAAAACGGTAGCTAGCTCCTAGACAACATGGTACGTATCGAGGGACGCGTACCACCTTAAGACGGCAAGGGATAATCAATGGGGGAAAACAGCGTGATTCTCGTGAGGATGAATCACTTGTCGGAAACGGAAAAAACAAGAATGTGAGTAACGGGAAAAACGGAGGAAGGGGATTTTTGTATTCAAGCCCTAGAACAACCCAAAAATTTAGGCGTCACACGATATTTGTACTCCATCTATTTCGTGAGAAATAAacgatttaaaaattattttttttaaatgattcgTTTGTCGCGAAACGAATAGAGCCAAAGACATGGCATGGTCCATGGCCAACATGCTCATCTTGGTCACAGAATAGATCACATGAGTTTCCTACCTTTGTGCTAGAAATTATCTCATGCAATAATGATGACACCATCTTACTAGCTTGCAGTGGATGTAACAAcataattattgaaaataagAGCATTTGATCAGTGTTTATTTCACCAATTACAGGCCAGAATTAACATTTATAGCTCCATGAAGGAAGGAAACACAAATACCTCCAGCAAGAATTGGTGGGATAATCAGAGAACAAGCAGGATTATAGAATATCATAATACCTATTTTCTGTCGAGATACGCGTGTGAATTATGTTATAGAAATCCACATTGAAGAATTGATGTAACGttaagcagttaatatatcataatcgGCTCATAATTCattggtttaaacttttgagtgatgTGAGTTcaattagatatgttgacggggccggacttgagctccctcttggaTTTCTCCCCAGGTGAAAGTATTGAATTTTTGTTGCGCACTCCCATagttgcttgattgattggtgGCTTACTCCCAAAATCTATCCAATTAGATATGTTGACTTAggcttttttttggaaatttttccaaGTGAAGGTATTGGACTTCTATCTCGCCCTTTTCTCCACGGAAATAAGAGCATGATATTGGGTTTAGGATCTTGATTTTGTTAGTCGTTCTGATGAGTAGTTGTTTCCCATCCGAgattaacttcttcttcttcttttttcgattaATGGTCTTTGATTCCAAATTTCGTAAGTTAATAAATTGCATAGAGTCGACAGGCCAAAGTACCGCATCGTTCGCCAACCTTAGTGCTTCAAACTACGATTTTTATTAACAGTACATCAGAAACGTCGGATGAGGGATTTCATTCGTTGTtaatttaaaacttttattATCCATTTCTTTCCGTAATCACCAAATCAAGGTGAATAATTCAATTTGACAATCCTCTCCAGTACGGCAGGAATCAACCCCACACTCCCCAATTCTCAATTGATTAGATTCCCAAGCGTGCTTCCTCAGTGAGAACACTAACGTATCCACATTATTTACTGTTTTAGGTCAGACAAAAGCTGTCAGGACAGAAACCAATGAACCTGGGCCCCAACAGaataacaagaaagaaagaaaaggccaaaacagaaaagagaaaaaaaaaaataatggagaCAAAGCTCCAATGGTGACGCAAGCATGACGGGGGATCTGACGTCAGCGCCAGCATCGACGTCGAATGCGACCAGAGGTCTAGAACTAGGTGACCCCCACCTCCCCGAGAGACGTCCCGCCTTCGGGCGTACAATAATTCTAACTCCCACATGCAATTGCAAAATCCCGCCCATCAccatcgtcgtcgtcatcatcagTCACTCCAATTTAAAGCTCCCGCACTAGGAAACGAACACCACCTCTCCAATcgcctgtctctctctctctctctaaaatttaTTCAGACTGCtgtccagattttttttttccctttttgtcggGAGCGAAGTGGCGAAAAGCTTTTTCGAGCATCCGATTAATCCCGAATCGTGAAACCCGTTTGTTCCATCAGTTCATTAtaagagaattgattatataacagtATGTTAGAGTTGACGGCAGGATTAACCATCTGCTTTGTGGactataagaaataaataacaattaattaatACTTATTAAGGGATTCACTCATCGATTCCATCAGTTTATTATAAGAAAATTGATTATGCATCGGTCTATGGGGGTGACCGTAGGATGAACCGTCTACTTCTTGGtctatgaaaagaaaaataaaaattaattaaaaatttgtcgtGGAGTCCACTCATTCAAAAACTTATGGTCTATAAGTTACTAGTCCGTGGGGTGATTATAGGATATTCGTgggctataaaaaaaataaggaaaatgctttcatgTGAGTCTGACAAGATTGTCGCTTATTTACgccgtgtgttttgcataaacaATATGCATAGGAAAGGAAATAAGCTAATCTAAACCAAAGAAATTACCCGTCTTTGGAAATCACGAAATATCGAATAATATCCGTAATATACAAAAATATCTAAGAAAATCTATCACGgttattcaaaagaaaaagcctAATAAGAACCGAGTTTGAATTTTCCTCTCGGCTTTGCTATAAAACTCACGCACAGAGAGCCAGGGAAACAGaccacaaccaccaccaccacgacaAAGCCGCGAGCGAATTGGACAACCAAGAAAGTAACTATTCAAAGCCCCTCTCCTCGCTTTCTATCTAATCCTCTCCTCTTCATCAATCGTCAAACCATGGAACCACCCTCGGCCACGCCCCACATAGCCATCGTGCCGACGCCGGGCATGGGCCATCTCATCCCTCTCGCCGAGTTCGCCAAGGGCCTCGTCCGCCGCCACAGCTTCGCCGTCACCTTCCTCGTCCCCAACGACGGCTCCCCGTCCAAGGCCCAGAGGTCCCTCCTCGACTCCCTCTCCCCCTCCATCACCTACGCCTTCCTGCCTCCCGTCGGCTTCGACGACCTCCCCGCCGACACCACCCGCATGGAGACCATCATCTCCCTCACCCTGGCCCgctccctcccctccctccgAGACGAGCTTCGGAGGCTGTCGGAGTCCACGAGGCTCGTCGCCCTCGTCGCCGACCTTTTCGGCACCGACGCCTTCGACGTGGCCAAGGAGTTCGACGTCGCCCCTTACATTTTGTTCCCCTCCACGTCCATGTGCCTGTCGCTCTTCTTTCACTTGCCGACTCTGGATGAAGAGGTCTCTTGCGAGTACAGGGACCTGCCCGAGCCGGTGACGATACCCGGTTGCTGCGTACCCGTCCACGGGAAGGACCTGCTCGACCCGGTCCAGGACCGCCGCAACGACGCCTACAAGTGGGTTCTCCACCACGCGAGGCGGTACAGGCTGGCCGAGGGGATCCTTCTCAATAGCTTCGAGGAGCTCGAGCCAGGGGCGATCGAGTACCTGAAACGGGAACAGCCCGGGAAGCCGCCGGTCTACCCGGTGGGGCCGCTGGTGAACATGGAGCAGAGCAGCAAGTCCGACGGCTCGGACTGTCTAAAGTGGTTGGACGAACAGCCCAACGGTTCGGTCCTGTACGTGTCGTTCGGGAGCGGTGGGACCCTGTCGCACGACCAGATTCGGGAGCTGGCTCTGGGATTAGAGATGAGCGAGCATAGGTTCTTGTGGGTGGTGAGGACCCCCAACGACAAAGCGGCCAATGCCACCTACTTCAGCGTGTACAGCCAAAACGAGCCGCTCCAGTTTCTGCCCCAAGGCTTCCTCGAGAGGACCAAAGGCAGGGGCTTGGTGGTGCCGTCGTGGGCCCCGCAGGCCCAGGTCCTGGCCCACAGCTCGACCGGCGGGTTCCTCACCcactgcgggtggaactcgGTCCTCGAGGGCGTGGTCAACGGCGTGCCGTTCGTCGTCTGGCCGCTCTACGCCGAGCAGAGGATGAACGCGCTCATGCTGACCCAAGACATCAAGGTGGCGCTGAGGCCGCGGGCCGACCAGGAGACCGGCCTTGTGGGGTGGGACGAGATCGCGGGGGTGGTGAAGGGCCTGATGGAGGGCGAGGAAGGGAAGAAGATTCGGAACCGGATGAAGGACCTCAAGGACGCGGCGGCCAAGGTGCTCGGCGAGGACGGGTCCTCATCGAGGGCGCTCTCGGAGTTAGCCCTCAAATGGAAGGCCAAACTTGTAAACTAACCTCACCCGAAACGTATCGAATCGCATCGCACCATACAATaacttttcctttcctttcctttccttgtctatATTCACCCACTCGATCCTAGTATCTCCTGTCTAATGTCGTCATCAATGGAGCTGGTTCCTCTGTCTTTTGCTTGTTTCCTTCCTCCTCCGTCCCAAGTCCGGTCCACGTGCATGGGGTCGCCCACTGCCATTTTCCTCACCTATTTATATGTACTCAGCAATTCCATTTTTGTTTCGCCAGTCGTGAATCGAATTTACTCCGATGTAATCCGCGGCAGGTGAAAGGGGACAACGGTCAAAGACAGTGGCGTGTGTGGAGCCAACCTTTTTTCTTGTAGCCAATGACATGAGCCGTGGAAGTTGGGGAACCATTCACACATCACTACGAAATGATTTCTTGATGAGCCTCACCGTCTGAGGATTAGGTAGCTGTGCATTGAGATTcccaattttccctttttctcaaCTAATATTGGGAAAAGTGCGGGAAACGATGGGGGCATAAAGTAAGCATGAGCAAAAAGAACTGATTGTCTTGAccgatttgatttgatttgattttcggGGGTGCCGGTCAGGTTCCCGATTTCATAAAAACGGAATTGGTAATTGtcgatccggttcccgattcgaCCACCTGGACTGGATTGACAGTttgttttagttttaattttaattttaaaaatatttgaaaaaattcatttaaactCTTGAATTATTAGGAGTGTTTCTACAAATTTTAAATGTGAATATGTGTTTCAAGCACATGCGACCGGTTTCATCGACCTCCCGGGAATCGGACTGGACCGATTCCAAGGATCATCGATCTGGTCCCCGGTTTCGAAAATTAGGAACAGGTCCTGGTCGGCCCGATTTCCAGTTTTGAGGTGGGATCGGACcgaatcgggaaccgatcaccaaGCATAAAGGATGCGCCGGAGAGTTTTCAATTATATTGAATTGACAATTGGGGGATAAGGGAGTGAATGGTTGTGGGAGAAAGTGGCGGGTGATCCGGGTGGGATTTCCAAGGGGTGGGCCTCTAGAAAACCTATTTATCCTTATTTGAATCGCTTTCACAAACAAAAACTTGTCGTTTGGACGGTGCGACATATCTAGCACTTGTGCTAATGCTCACCAGGGAAATCTGATGGCAAAAGGTTTTGCCGGTATGTCCCAAAATTAATTTGCCAACACCGAGGTGTGGAAAAGATTAGCTCTGCCTGAGAGAGATTCAGGTACTGGGCTTACTTAGTAACTATTGGCGAAAGGTATGGATGTACTAGAACCTTACTCGGTGGGGAATTGGGCTAAAAAATTAGGGTCCGTTTGTTTGAAGAAAAACTATTTTCGGGAAATTGTGGACGGCGGAGAACAAATTGATCGAAAGAAGATGTTTCACATGGGCCGAAAATAGCAAATTTAGATTTGGGGAAAATGACTCCCCTTCTggcaagaagaaatcactttccATAAGTcgccaaacaaatgaaaactaaccattttttcttaaaaaggtatttttatttatcatgaacttttcagtgaaacaaacacaccataATAGTCTGTAATCAActactctttctctttttcttccttactATTATTAGTCTACCTAGTTTAGAACCAAACTTACAAGCCAGAGCATCATAGCATGCGATTCATAATCTAGCCGTCATATATAGTATTAGGATTTTCTTATGAAGATCTGAACAGCAGACGCAATATCATATTTAAAAGATACGCGTGTCTTTATTTTTCACAATGTGGACATGATAAAATTATTCTGATGTTTTACTCTTTTATAGATGAAATTTTAACCAAAACTTAGTCGACATCACACGACttaatttttgcctttttatcAAGTTGAAAGGAAACCCATCACTCCATTGCAAGTGAGATTGGCTATAACTTTGTCGATCAATATGAGATTCGCATATGCCACTAGAATAGCAATCATGAAATTTCTCTCTCGATAAGGCAAACTTCTAGAGAAAATCATGTCATTTTACCGTTCAAACAGATAATTAACTAGCTGACTATATCATGCATGTTTTAGTATCATGACAATCTCCCCTTAAGACCATTGGCTGTGTCGAAGAACCAAACCAGCCGGTCCTAACTCTTTTCGAGTTCCTGAACTGGAAAACGAACTAGAGCCGTTGCATAGAACCTGACCCGGTTAGGCTAATTGACGGGCCGAATGGATGCTTACCCTAATGGTGGAAGCTATTTTGATGCTTCAAACTTTCATTATCTAACTATGCTAATCCTAAATCGGCCACAACCCTACAAAGACGCAAAACCATACAGTTTCTTAGAATACATGTCACGTCGATCTTTAATGATGTTTGCACAGAAGATTAAGAAAATGGGTAATTACCCTGAACTACATCAGCACTTATACGACTGCATAGACATGTCAAAACTGATTAGTCGTCCCTCATTAAATGATATTGAAAGATTTGACTGCGTAATGGCGTGCGTGAGTTCCACGTTGCATGCCTCTCGTGAGGAACAGAAACGAATCTTAGTCTATCTCATATGATCCTTTTCCGCTCCTCCTTGACCACATCAATGGAGTTTggtaatctctctttcttttggcCAAGTGAATGGATACATGCTAAATCGCTTCTTAGCTACTATTTTAATCATGAATTTGATCTAATTGATCCTGAAGTAGAGAGGCCTATCCTAAAAAGataagtgtatttgtgaaaggtAGCCTCTTCTTTTCGATGTCGTATGAAGTACGAGATGAGCTCACGCAACGCTGGGTTTTCTTGACTCGAAAAAAGTCACTCCATCATACGATGAATTAAATTATGTATATCATTTCGGGATATATACAAATGTTATCCTAATGCAAATCTTGGTATAATTGACGAATTATACTAGAAGCCCGGGCGTCATGCATGTTCCTCATGCAATAAATCATCGTGAACCCCTTTCACAAGCTTTTCGGCCGGAATGAGTCGTCGTGCTAGTCTTTGTGAAATGTGACTGATACCAACCAGTATGATTCCACCTTTTTGGTAGAACGTTCCCATGAAGGAAAGTAGGTTTGACCCGTTTGTCTTCTTTCATAAATCTTATCTACTTTTTAGGGTCCGAGGCTTCGAGCAGCCGTCTTTATTAGTCATTTAGTTCAAATAATTAAGACTTAAAAGCACCAAATTATTCATGGAGTGCTCAAAACCCGATAATGCATGGCTTGTTGAGCTTTTGAACATGAGAATTTTCAAGTAAGTTAATGTATATATTTAGATGTATTCTATAATTTGTTCAGACACAATTACCGAACAAGATAACGAAACCAAATAAGACACAAATTTCGATAACTAATTTACGTGGCTCGATTAATGTGAACTATTCCATCTATTGATCAAGCAATACAACAAATCTTACAACCACATTTATATCACTCAAACAGTTTCAATATTTCCCAGTTCTCATTTATACCCAATTAAATCC
The sequence above is drawn from the Rhodamnia argentea isolate NSW1041297 chromosome 9, ASM2092103v1, whole genome shotgun sequence genome and encodes:
- the LOC115748543 gene encoding hydroquinone glucosyltransferase, which produces MEPPSATPHIAIVPTPGMGHLIPLAEFAKGLVRRHSFAVTFLVPNDGSPSKAQRSLLDSLSPSITYAFLPPVGFDDLPADTTRMETIISLTLARSLPSLRDELRRLSESTRLVALVADLFGTDAFDVAKEFDVAPYILFPSTSMCLSLFFHLPTLDEEVSCEYRDLPEPVTIPGCCVPVHGKDLLDPVQDRRNDAYKWVLHHARRYRLAEGILLNSFEELEPGAIEYLKREQPGKPPVYPVGPLVNMEQSSKSDGSDCLKWLDEQPNGSVLYVSFGSGGTLSHDQIRELALGLEMSEHRFLWVVRTPNDKAANATYFSVYSQNEPLQFLPQGFLERTKGRGLVVPSWAPQAQVLAHSSTGGFLTHCGWNSVLEGVVNGVPFVVWPLYAEQRMNALMLTQDIKVALRPRADQETGLVGWDEIAGVVKGLMEGEEGKKIRNRMKDLKDAAAKVLGEDGSSSRALSELALKWKAKLVN